From the Candidatus Tanganyikabacteria bacterium genome, one window contains:
- a CDS encoding OmpA family protein produces the protein MTVRNTPGTAPLAKTAPLRQLPKTTTGATGAKPNAAGDALNISKAATAQLSTTAGKVQTFEGKVLFGTGKDNVEKSQAKGLDATLDKFVAEFKKLSPEQQKAILADPGFKVVVEGHASNLGNATKYDNSGLSNRRADNAAKYVVDYLKGKGIAVDASHVKAEGKGTPGAPKSVSNNDQEDRSANIKIQMPEPQAPPKPAPQATQPPPPPPAPPPPPPPPPPPP, from the coding sequence ATGACCGTTCGCAACACGCCCGGGACCGCGCCGCTGGCCAAGACGGCTCCGCTGCGCCAGTTGCCCAAGACGACGACCGGTGCGACCGGCGCGAAGCCAAACGCCGCGGGCGACGCCCTCAACATCAGCAAGGCCGCCACCGCGCAGCTCAGCACGACCGCCGGCAAGGTCCAGACCTTCGAGGGCAAGGTCCTGTTCGGCACCGGGAAGGACAATGTCGAGAAGAGCCAGGCCAAGGGCCTCGACGCCACACTCGACAAGTTCGTCGCCGAGTTCAAGAAGCTTTCGCCCGAGCAGCAGAAGGCCATCCTGGCCGATCCGGGCTTCAAGGTCGTGGTGGAGGGGCACGCCTCCAACCTGGGTAACGCCACGAAGTACGATAACTCGGGCCTCTCCAACCGCCGTGCCGATAACGCCGCGAAGTACGTCGTGGATTACCTCAAGGGCAAGGGCATCGCGGTTGACGCGAGCCACGTGAAGGCCGAGGGCAAGGGGACGCCGGGCGCCCCGAAGTCCGTCAGCAACAACGACCAGGAAGACCGCTCGGCCAACATCAAGATCCAGATGCCCGAGCCGCAGGCCCCGCCGAAGCCGGCCCCCCAGGCGACCCAGCCGCCACCGCCGCCGCCGGCTCCGCCGCCACCGCCACCGCCGCCGCCACCTCCGCCGC